Proteins encoded in a region of the Natronorubrum halophilum genome:
- a CDS encoding [LysW]-lysine hydrolase — translation MSATMENTTDVSLEDARQLLIDLVSTPSPSGEEDAAAACLVEFFEAYGREAWTDEVGNVRAPADDAVLLTSHVDTVPGEIPVEVQPADDVDVEREIAKRTGEEVLWGRGSVDATGPLAAMAAAAVRTGVSFVGVVGEETNSRGARHLVEDREEPAAVVNGEPSGATGITLGYRGFLAGTYVATSESGHTSRPEPNAIQHATNWWTGVEAAFEYDEYTAVFERVTAKPVDIDGGISDDGLSVEATLDVQLRIPPSLDAETVRETAEAELEIGTVSWAEPIPPVMESPRTEVARAFRAAIRKEGCDPRLLRKTGTSDMNLYAGVWDCPMATYGPGNSDLDHAPDERLSLAEFDQSVEILGRVATTLRGGEE, via the coding sequence TCGACGCCGTCACCCTCCGGCGAGGAGGACGCGGCCGCCGCGTGTCTCGTCGAGTTTTTCGAGGCCTATGGCCGCGAGGCGTGGACGGACGAGGTCGGCAACGTTCGCGCACCCGCGGACGACGCCGTTCTGTTGACGTCCCACGTCGACACCGTCCCCGGCGAGATTCCGGTCGAAGTGCAGCCGGCGGACGATGTCGACGTGGAACGGGAGATCGCCAAGAGGACCGGCGAGGAGGTCCTCTGGGGCCGCGGCAGCGTCGACGCCACCGGTCCGCTGGCTGCGATGGCTGCCGCCGCCGTGCGTACGGGCGTCTCCTTCGTCGGCGTCGTCGGCGAGGAGACGAATTCGCGCGGTGCGCGCCACCTCGTCGAGGACCGCGAGGAACCTGCAGCAGTCGTTAACGGCGAGCCAAGCGGTGCGACGGGGATTACGCTCGGCTACCGCGGCTTCCTCGCGGGCACCTACGTCGCCACCAGCGAATCCGGCCACACCTCCCGGCCCGAACCCAACGCGATTCAGCACGCGACGAACTGGTGGACAGGCGTCGAGGCGGCTTTCGAATACGACGAGTACACGGCCGTCTTCGAACGGGTGACCGCCAAACCCGTCGATATCGATGGCGGCATCAGCGACGACGGGCTCTCGGTCGAGGCGACGCTCGACGTCCAGTTGCGGATCCCGCCGTCGCTGGACGCCGAGACGGTCCGCGAGACCGCCGAAGCCGAACTCGAGATCGGTACCGTTTCGTGGGCCGAGCCGATCCCGCCGGTGATGGAGAGCCCCCGAACCGAGGTCGCCCGCGCCTTCCGCGCGGCGATCCGCAAGGAGGGCTGCGATCCGCGACTCCTGCGAAAGACCGGAACCAGCGACATGAACCTCTATGCGGGCGTCTGGGACTGTCCCATGGCGACCTACGGACCCGGCAACTCGGACCTCGATCACGCGCCGGACGAACGGCTGTCTCTCGCCGAGTTCGACCAGTCAGTCGAGATCCTCGGGCGCGTTGCGACGACGCTGCGCGGAGGTGAGGAGTGA